Part of the Psilocybe cubensis strain MGC-MH-2018 chromosome 11, whole genome shotgun sequence genome is shown below.
ACCAGCACGAGCAAGAGCACGGAGAGCGCTCTGGGCACCAGGGCCAGGGGTTTTTGTGCCAGTTCCACCGGTAGCGCGGAGCTTGATGTGGAGGGCGTTAATTCCAACCTCGCGGCAGCGGGCAGCAGCGTCCTGGGCAGCCAACATGGCAGCGTAGGGGGAGGACTCGTCACGATCGGCCTTGACCTTCATTCCGCCTGCAATTTAGAATTCCCAAATGATCAGAACTACCACGCTGAAATTGATACATCGAGGTAGACGCACCGGTAACACGGGTGATGGTCTCCTTGCCCGACAAATCGGTGATGTGGACGAAAGTGTCATTGAACGAGGCGAAGATGTGAGCAACGCCGAAGACGGTTTCACCCTCAGCGACCTGGGGACCGAGGGAGACGGTGTTCTCGACGGGGGCCTTGACTTTTTTGGGGGGCTACAAGAGATCATCATCCACAAGTCAGCTTCGCGATCCATCGTTTCTGAACAGATTTTGCcgcagaaaaaaagacattGCGTCTCCAGGGACCATTCTGCAACGATACACACGAGATTGACGTACCATCTTGACGAGTTTGAGGAGGAAGCTTGAGGATGACTGGAGACGACGTGCTCTGCGATGAGCAAAACCTTCAATGTGATGGGAGCCTTCGATTTATACATGTACAAACACCACTGATCCCCGGCAGTGCGGGCCGCACCCCTATCTTCCAACTTGAACTCTACTGTTAGGCCCGATACTGGTGCTTGTGGgttaaaaattaaaaaagaaaataaaaaaagaaaatacaaaaaaggaaagagaaggagggaagggagggaaCGAATTCACCCTTCATTTCATACTACTAACATCGTTACTACACTGTTAGTATCTAACATATCAGTGGTTCGCATTGCTTCACGATTAGCCGGCTTGGTTCAACTCGGCTAAACTCTTGATTCTCGCTTAGATGAACAAAAATACACGAAAAATAAATCAAACATGGTAAGAGCCCCGAATACATTTCATGGAATCTGATGCTCGCTTACGATTTGACCTCGCATAGATAGCACTGTGCAACGGTTAGATGAAGGTGCGCACATCTCCGACGCCAAGGCAAAGGACTTAGCTGGAAACTGCAACAATTCACAGCAGGGCACCAACAACGCCCACCCGCCGTTCCCGCCGTGATTCCCCAACCCacaccagcaacaacacCCAGAAAATCGAATTGAATACGCGTTGCCGACGCATCCACCATCCCCATGCTCATCAGCCGCGTCCCCCATCCATTCCCAGGCTCGTCAAAACTAAACACCGCGCTTCCCACTTCGAAGACGACGCGCTCGCGTCACGTTGGGGCTCTTGACGACTTGAACGTGCTTTGCCGACGCGTTCACCACCCATTCCCGTCCTCGTCAAGGCTATCCACCGCGCTTCGTGCCTCGAAAACGATGTGCTCGGATGATGTTGAGGGTTCTTGGCAAGGTTAGTGTCACTGACAGCCTCCATATGATGCTGTACTCACCATACCACACTCATACACACCCAGCAAGTCGTATCGAACACGTTTCAATGCCTCTCTACACCCCGCCTCCCAAACTGGCCGTGCTCATCTTACAAAACATCGTCGCTGTGCTTCCCGCTACGAAAACGCCATGCCGGTGAGATTTCTTCTCAAGGTGAGTGACCCCGACAACCTCTTTAAATTTTAGTGCCATACTCACCAACATAACCAGCTCGTTCATGGCCAGCTAGGCACGATGAGCCTGAACACGCTGCGACAACGCGTCCTCTATCCCTTCCCGCAGATCCGCGTGTGGGGCTGTTGTCAAGGTTAGGGTCGTTGACAGCCTCTATCTCACCATACCCAACTCGTACGTCTCTGCACATGTACGTGTGTTCCACGTAGTGACGTGCTCGTCTCGCAGATGAACTCGTCGCTGCGCTTCCCGATTCAAAAACACCACGATTTCTTCTCAAGGTTAGTGACCCCATCGAAGTCTTTTTACTGGCACGCTGTGTTGATGCGTCCAAGTCTTCTATCCATCCCTGCACATCCAATTGTGTCCGCCACGAAATTAACACCCATGAAGTCACATCCTTGAACAAAGCATTCCTGCACTTTCGCATGGTGTGTCCCTTGAAAACGATGCGCGTCAAGGTTAGTGATGGTGTTGACCACATTTGAAGAATGCTCACCAAGAAAAACACGGACCCTCGCATCCAGACCCACTGACCGCATCATTCTCACGTTGACGGCCGGTGTGGTAAGTGCCGTCTCACACGAAAAGTGATTCTGGACACTTGGGCATGCTGATGCGTAAAACGCGCTCCTTGGGATGGGCAGATTGATGTTTGTGGTGTTCATGAGGGACACATAGCCTGCTGTGCAGGTGAGGGGTTGAGGGTGCTAATTGGGCGAAAAGGGAAGGATGATCGAAGACGCGGTAGCTAGAGGATCAACTCTGGTAATGTTTGAGGGTTTCTGAAACTTGTTCTAGATTACGGACAAATAATAAGGAGTACAGTAAGTGATTTATTAATTTTATAGCAAGTTGTAGTACTAATTTCAATGGTTTCTACTATTACATGAATGAAATCCAGATGTCATGAGCATTTAGGTCAGTTTAGGCCATCGCTCCTCGGGAACATCTACCCATCCCACATAACAAGGCTTGTCAGGTCGCTTGGTGTACCGACCTTTGCATTTGACATTTCCACAATCACGACAACGGTTGTGGCAATGCTTGACCCGTTGGCGACCCGAACATTGTGTGGAGCCGCATTTTGCACAGGTACGAGGCCGTTTTCCCTTATCTAAAGCGTGCGATCGTTGAATCTGTTCACGCACACGTTTCTCAGACAGTGCTTCGCGATTTACACGATTGTGTACTGCAAGATTTGTCGCGGTAGTAAAGGTTTTTCGAGTTGTTGAGTGGGGCAGCAAAAGGTCGGAATTTGCACTTTGCAACGGTGTCTGTTGGTCATCGTGTACAGGTGTGTCTTTGTTGTTACCATGCACCTCTGAACGATTTGTATTAAAGGTTCCAACAGAAACGGACGTTGGAAGAAGTCCGTCATCGACACTCAGTGGTTTCAGAGTTTTCTCTGGTACACGGGGTGCCGTTACTGAGCGAGATGGGTTGCTAAGGATTGCTGCCAATGGTTTCCGAATGTCATATGTTGTAAAAAGAGACTCTTTAACATTGAGGTTTGTTTTCCAATGTGCATAGTACGATTTTAATTGTTCAATTAACTGCAGTAAATGAATATTAGGATACTAGTCATGTTTAAGCTATTTTGTGCTTACCTTGTATGATATCTCTGAATTGATATCAGCGTAGTGATTCCAGACCTTCACGGCCTTTTTCCAGATTGGGCCGGATGTCAGAGAGTTGTAGTCGGGATTGGCTTGCATAAGATCTCGGAAAAGCTGCTTTTCAATGTCGTTATGAATCGGAAGAATGGGCTTTCGTGTGTGTTGCATTTGAGCTAGAAAAGCATGACGTTGCTTTTTGTCAATGCTAGGAATAAATTCAGACATCCCAGTTGCAATGCGAATGCTGGTTGGAATCGGAAGAATGCCTAACGTTTCGGTGGTAGGAATGTATAGGTTTCCGTTAACCCATCCAGTAATTTCCACGGGATTTATTAGAACATCGTGAAGAAATGACAATCGCTCCTGAATGCTGTTGGTTAACCAGATTGAGAAATGGCTGCGATACTTTTGTCCAGTGCTATTGAATGTTCCAACCTAACAAAACAGTTTAATATGATAGAGTAAGTAACAGTAGATATGGTCTTTCTTACCACAAGGTTGTGGTGCAGAGTGAAATCAGCAAGGCATGAGTAAACATGTTGCACTGATGCACCCGACGATGGAAGATGTGATCTAAGATGAGTATGTACTCCACCCTCTGTCATGTTTGTTCCACGAAAACATCGATAGATAGTGAGACTTGGTGCTGCACTATCAATCCCTATTGCCGCATAGAGAGGAATTCCGGGTGGATCAGATATAAAACCGCGTCGTGTCAAATCAAGAATATGGCCCGAGGTCTTCCAATCATTAAAGTTAAACAAAGGAGCACCTGTTGTAGCATCTTTGAGGGGGCCAAAAGTTTCAAAAACCTTCTTTAGCAATCCATGCAGTATGTCAGCTGGTGGAATGATTCGTTTACATCGTTTCCATAACCAGCGTGGACGAAGCTTTTGGATTTGCTCAAAAGTCAATGGTGGTGTTTGCATTGCGCCCCATGCACTAATTTTGGCACGGTCTTCACCGTCAGGAATAAATATTGCATCCCGAAGCTGTCGGGCAAACTCTGCACGTAAACCATGTGTTGAGGAGATATGAAACATGTTGAAAACATGGAAAACGTCTTTGAGGACCCGGCTCCGAATTGTACTGTCCCAGGTATTTGGATACTGGTCCAGTACTTGTTGGCCTAACGATGCACTTTCTGGGTCAATATTGCGAGGATGGTCTGTGGTTATAGGAGGTGCACTAGTAGGCCGATGATTTTCAACAACAAGATTTCCGATTGAAGGAAttgaatcatcatcaaaagtTGCATCAAGTGAGAGGTCGTTATCATCCAACTCTGCCAAGCTGGCAGTCAATAGATCCTGATTGGATGACTGATCTAGAGACATAGGGCTTGTTTGAGCTCTAGAAGACGAGTCCGACTGACTTGAATGATGTGTCCAAAATGTTGGCGAAAAGGTCTTTAAATGACTTCGTAAACAGACAAGAGTAAATGGTGGTGTCCCAAATGATGCAAGTGAACAGTTCCGATGACTGCTGATTAGTGCACCAGGGACAAATACTTCTTCAATGTCGACAGCAGTTCTTGTAGTAGTAATATTGATGCCATCGAGTTGCCTATCATCTTTGTGGGATGAAATTTTTCCTCGAGCAATCACAGATGCCTTGTCGGTGTTGAATAAGAGAACAGGAATGCCTGCATTAAATTgagaaggaagaacttgCGGTGTTTCAAGAGTCGAAAGTTTGTTGTAAATGCATATACAAGCATATGCATCACAGGCTGCATAGGCGAGTTGATCGCGAGTAAGGATTTCATTTTCCCAAGCACTGCTAATGCGCTCGGGAACGTTTTTGTTTAATCGTTTTCCCAAAACCAATGCACATAGATCAGCCAAACTGCATCGTGCGGAAGATATTACCATTTTGTCTTTTGCATATTTGGCAAGGTCAAGAGCGCCAACAAAAGGTTTGGGTGACTGGGAAGCAGTTTGAAGATGCTTTAAATCGGCTTCAACAAGCCGTCCAGCTTTCACAATATTTGGATTTTCCAATAAAATCCTAAGCTGACTTGGAAGTGTACCGCCTGCTAACATATCACCAATCTAATCAGAATTTTATTAGTTTACATTTAATCATTGGTTTAAGTAGCTTATACATTACCTGAAGAATGTATATGGATGATTTATATGCTATTTGAATAATAGCTGTTTGTCCTCGATGCAGAATATGGCCATTAGATGATACTTCAACATTCCACTCGGAATCAAACCCTATCACGATTTTTTTGTCAGGATGACTTGGATCAAGATCATCAAGAATAGAGGCCATGGCAGCGTCTATGGCAGACGCTGTGCTTTTTACAAAAATAGCAATAGGCGGTGTCGGTACGGCAAGTGGTTCAAGATCTGGATACTTTTCAACTGGTACCACAGACTCTCGAAGAGACGGCCAGGCATCTTCAAGGAATGCCTTGTCACTGGCAACGTTATCTGTAAATGCAAGCTTGGGTTCGGAATGACCATACATCTTGAGTGAGTGAAGCATTTGCTTGAGTGCGAGCTGGTATTGAGAATGTGACTTTGTTGCAACAAGGCTACATGACCGGATCTCGCCCCTTTCATTGGTGACCGTAAGCAATCCCGTAAATATTTCTTCGCCATTGACCTTGGCAATATGCTTTGTGATCTGATTACAAAAATAAAGTTAGTAAAGAGTTATAGTAGTGATAATAGACAACTACCACCTTGTGGCTATGATCGAGTGCACAAATTTCTGCACTAAGCATAGACATATGCTGGTTGAAATCATGGATATGCTCCATAATGAATCGGTCGTACATGTTCCGGATCCATTGTGCGCTTGGTGTAAATCCATGCCTGCCATGAGGACTGATATCATCAAAACGTGGAAATGACATATACTTTTCTTCCCGCCATTTGTCCAGTTTACGGCCAGCTAATTGGTTCAAATACTGAAGATGAAGCTCATCATACTTCAGCAAATGATGCACTCGAATTGTGTCCGATATTTGCTTTGCACCCAAACCGTTCTGGAACGACGACCTTACATACTGAAAAAGCCGTTTGGATATCGCACTACGATGACTAAGAATGGCGGGGAATTCAGCAGCCAAATCTTGTGGAAGTGCCGAGAGAATGCGGCTATCCCAGCTATTAAAGGTCACAGTGTGCTTTCCAGACTTTGGATGAGTGCAGACACTGCAACGATAGCGATATCCAATAAGATAGAATTCGGAATCAATATCAATGCATCGGCGAGGATATGATATATTTGCGTGACGTTGTAGTGTTGACTTGCAAATTGGACAGGGAATGCGTTTGAATAATGCTTGAGGGTCCCACAAATAAAAGCGGATATCCCACAGCTCATGGGGAGACGGTTTGTTGCGTTGAAGAATGAAATATATTGCTGGTCTAGGAAACCAAAATGAACAGTTTTTGGAATACAAGGGGGGAAGGCCATGCTTGTCTCGTTTTTCGGGCGCAGATTCCAAAACTTTGGCTTCGAAAGCCTCGAGAAGCCAAACAGGACGCGCATGACGGATGCGCCTACCTGTATTTTCTTGGTACTCACTGTCCTCAACATTCTCATCAACTGGATCCAGCTCATCACCCTTTTCATCCTGATTCTCCTCAAACCCAACATCTACACCAATTCCCTCGCCCGACATTCcagtttcttcatcttcgtcctgGTCTTCATCGGCTAGTTCAACCGGTCTCTGGGGATCTTCATCCGGAATAATTTCAATTGTTGACAACGATGTGGGTTCGGAGACATTTGGTAGCACAGGATTTTGAGCGAAAAGAGGGTTGGGGAGTGTTTGGCGAGTTGATGGGTCCACCGATACGAGAGGTGATCCACCGGACAAATTTGGCATTGAATTTCctcgatgaagaggaaaaggaagtCCCGATGGCGGGCGTGAAGGCTGAAAAGTGCCTGGAATGGTCTATGACAATGGTAAACCATGTTAGTTGTAAACAAGTAGATAAAATTAATAAGACTCACCACACGGCCGAATTCTATTGAAATCTGAGGCTTACTTTTCCGTGGCCGCCCAACAGCTTTCTTTACAACAGGTGTTTGTTGTGCTTTTGTGCCAGAACCTTTCGGCCTGCCTACGGGGCGGCGATGAGCAGAAGAATCTGTGTCTTCTCCCACTGCTCTGGATTTACTCTTGCTTCCCAGCGGTCGCCCACGCTTTCGAGGACGTGAAATCAAGTCCACGGGATATGGGGTAGCTGATCCGGACTCGTGGAAATGCGCAGGTGTCGTTACATTGAATAACGTATGAACTAAACAACCAAAATAAGCCGCCGAGacttcaacatcaacaaggGTTACACATACCTTCTTTTTCCCTCGGTTGACTGGGCATGGGAACGTCAAATGTACGTTCGGAGACATGCGACAATCTAAGAGACCTCAAGTCAGCATACTTTGTACAATGTGAGTGATGCAATTTGTGGCTCACAATGGGCCGCCTAGTCTCGTTGATTGCTGTGGATACGAAGATTCCAAATCCATTGTTGTTGGATGCCAATCCATGATAATTCACAGTACGTGAGGGGAGATGAGGGACAGCAAAAGGTAAACAGCGGTAAGAATACGGCGCAAGCAAGGTACAGAGGAGTGCTGAGACGGCCGCGCGACTCGAGTAGACGCAGACGCGACGTGAATGAGACGGGATGAGATATTTCCCAGTCATGTGAATAATTACATAATATTCTCAGCATCAGTATCCAGCATCAGCCACAGGCATGGATAGCGAGCCTACTGTTAGGCTCGCTATCCATGCCTGTGGCTGATGCTGGATACTGATGCTGAGAATATTATGTAATTATTCACATGACTGGGAAATATCTCATCCCGTCTCATTCACGTCGCGTCTGCGTCTACTCGAGTCGCGCGGCCGTCTCAGCACTCCTCTGTACCTTGCTTGCGCCGTATTCTTACCGCTGTTTACCTTTTGCTGTCCCTCATCTCCCCTCACGTACTGTGAATTATCATGGATTGGCATCCAACAACAATGGATTTGGAATCTTCGTATCCACAGCAATCAACGAGACTAGGCGGCCCATTGTGAGCCACAAATTGCATCACTCACATTGTACAAAGTATGCTGACTTGAGGTCTCTTAGATTGTCGCATGTCTCCGAACGTACATTTGACGTTCCCATGCCCAGTCAACCGAGGGAAAAAGAAGGTATGTGTAACccttgttgatgttgaagtCTCGGCGGCTTATTTTGGTTGTTTAGTTCATACGTTATTCAATGTAACGACACCTGCGCATTTCCACGAGTCCGGATCAGCTACCCCATATCCCGTGGACTTGATTTCACGTCCTCGAAAGCGTGGGCGACCGCTGGGAAGCAAGAGTAAATCCAGAGCAGTGGGAGAAGACACAGATTCTTCTGCTCATCGCCGCCCCGTAGGCAGGCCGAAAGGTTCTGGCACAAAAGCACAACAAACACCTGTTGTAAAGAAAGCTGTTGGGCGGCCACGGAAAAGTAAGCCTCAGATTTCAATAGAATTCGGCCGTGTGGTGAGTCTTATTAATTTTATCTACTTGTTTACAACTAACATGGTTTACCATTGTCATAGACCATTCCAGGCACTTTTCAGCCTTCACGCCCGCCATCGGGacttccttttcctcttcatcgagGAAATTCAATGCCAAATTTGTCCGGTGGATCACCTCTCGTATCGGTGGACCCATCAACTCGCCAAACACTCCCCAACCCTCTTTTCGCTCAAAATCCTGTGCTACCAAATGTCTCCGAACCCACATCGTTGTCAACAATTGAAATTATTCCGGATGAAGATCCCCAGAGACCGGTTGAACTAGCCGATGAAGACcaggacgaagatgaagaaactgGAATGTCGGGCGAGGGAATTGGTGTAGATGTTGGGTTTGAGGAGAATCAGGATGAAAAGGGTGATGAGCTGGATCCAGTTGATGAGAATGTTGAGGACAGTGAGTACCAAGAAAATACAGGTAGGCGCATCCGTCATGCGCGTCCTGTTTGGCTTCTCGAGGCTTTCGAAGCCAAAGTTTTGGAATCTGCGCCCGAAAAACGAGACAAGCATGGCCTTCCCCCCTTGTATTCCAAAAACTGTTCATTTTGGTTTCCTAGACCAGCAATATATTTCATTCTTCAACGCAACAAACCGTCTCCCCATGAGCTGTGGGATATCCGCTTTTATTTGTGGGACCCTCAAGCATTATTCAAACGCATTCCCTGTCCAATTTGCAAGTCAACACTACAACG
Proteins encoded:
- a CDS encoding ribosomal protein S14, S11; protein product: MPPKKVKAPVENTVSLGPQVAEGETVFGVAHIFASFNDTFVHITDLSGKETITRVTGGMKVKADRDESSPYAAMLAAQDAAARCREVGINALHIKLRATGGTGTKTPGPGAQSALRALARAGMGIGRIEDVTPVPTDSTRRKGGRRGRRL
- a CDS encoding Werner syndrome ATP-dependent helicase-like protein (Werner syndrome ATP-dependent helicase homolog); this encodes MDLESSYPQQSTRLGGPLLSHVSERTFDVPMPSQPREKEVHTLFNVTTPAHFHESGSATPYPVDLISRPRKRGRPLGSKSKSRAVGEDTDSSAHRRPVGRPKGSGTKAQQTPVVKKAVGRPRKSKPQISIEFGRVTIPGTFQPSRPPSGLPFPLHRGNSMPNLSGGSPLVSVDPSTRQTLPNPLFAQNPVLPNVSEPTSLSTIEIIPDEDPQRPVELADEDQDEDEETGMSGEGIGVDVGFEENQDEKGDELDPVDENVEDSEYQENTGRRIRHARPVWLLEAFEAKVLESAPEKRDKHGLPPLYSKNCSFWFPRPAIYFILQRNKPSPHELWDIRFYLWDPQALFKRIPCPICKSTLQRHANISYPRRCIDIDSEFYLIGYRYRCSVCTHPKSGKHTVTFNSWDSRILSALPQDLAAEFPAILSHRSAISKRLFQYVRSSFQNGLGAKQISDTIRVHHLLKYDELHLQYLNQLAGRKLDKWREEKYMSFPRFDDISPHGRHGFTPSAQWIRNMYDRFIMEHIHDFNQHMSMLSAEICALDHSHKITKHIAKVNGEEIFTGLLTVTNERGEIRSCSLVATKSHSQYQLALKQMLHSLKMYGHSEPKLAFTDNVASDKAFLEDAWPSLRESVVPVEKYPDLEPLAVPTPPIAIFVKSTASAIDAAMASILDDLDPSHPDKKIVIGFDSEWNVEVSSNGHILHRGQTAIIQIAYKSSIYILQIGDMLAGGTLPSQLRILLENPNIVKAGRLVEADLKHLQTASQSPKPFVGALDLAKYAKDKMVISSARCSLADLCALVLGKRLNKNVPERISSAWENEILTRDQLAYAACDAYACICIYNKLSTLETPQVLPSQFNAGIPVLLFNTDKASVIARGKISSHKDDRQLDGINITTTRTAVDIEEVFVPGALISSHRNCSLASFGTPPFTLVCLRSHLKTFSPTFWTHHSSQSDSSSRAQTSPMSLDQSSNQDLLTASLAELDDNDLSLDATFDDDSIPSIGNLVVENHRPTSAPPITTDHPRNIDPESASLGQQVLDQYPNTWDSTIRSRVLKDVFHVFNMFHISSTHGLRAEFARQLRDAIFIPDGEDRAKISAWGAMQTPPLTFEQIQKLRPRWLWKRCKRIIPPADILHGLLKKVFETFGPLKDATTGAPLFNFNDWKTSGHILDLTRRGFISDPPGIPLYAAIGIDSAAPSLTIYRCFRGTNMTEGGVHTHLRSHLPSSGASVQHVYSCLADFTLHHNLVVGTFNSTGQKYRSHFSIWLTNSIQERLSFLHDVLINPVEITGWVNGNLYIPTTETLGILPIPTSIRIATGMSEFIPSIDKKQRHAFLAQMQHTRKPILPIHNDIEKQLFRDLMQANPDYNSLTSGPIWKKAVKVWNHYADINSEISYKLIEQLKSYYAHWKTNLNVKESLFTTYDIRKPLAAILSNPSRSVTAPRVPEKTLKPLSVDDGLLPTSVSVGTFNTNRSEVHGNNKDTPVHDDQQTPLQSANSDLLLPHSTTRKTFTTATNLAVHNRVNREALSEKRIRENGLVPVQNAAPHNVRVANGSSIATTVVVIVEMSNAKVGTPSDLTSLVMWDG